The following proteins are co-located in the Oligoflexus sp. genome:
- a CDS encoding biliverdin-producing heme oxygenase, whose amino-acid sequence MHPSLTTANTQGTLAKTGPSGSFAEDLMILQRLRTETRPHHDRLDNHPLMVQLMSPAVSRPLYESILKKFLGFYQSVEPHLAAFDHWPSLDINLKEKLKTPSLLRDLSSLNVMAKDIPSSPAPDWIHDEASAMGNFYVMEGSTLGGQIITRHVASRLHLSPDNGLAFFSSYGDAVGVRWKETRDALVRFAEQSHAEDVMIESAKKTFEALATWLDKN is encoded by the coding sequence GTGCACCCGTCATTGACAACAGCCAACACTCAGGGCACCTTGGCAAAAACCGGCCCGTCCGGTTCTTTTGCCGAGGACCTTATGATACTGCAGCGCCTAAGAACGGAAACCCGCCCCCATCATGATCGACTGGATAATCATCCGCTCATGGTGCAGCTCATGAGCCCCGCAGTGTCCCGTCCTCTCTACGAATCCATTCTGAAAAAATTTCTGGGTTTTTATCAGAGTGTCGAACCGCATCTGGCTGCTTTCGATCACTGGCCCTCACTCGATATCAATCTCAAGGAAAAGCTCAAAACGCCGAGCCTGCTCAGAGATTTAAGCAGTCTCAACGTGATGGCAAAGGATATTCCCTCTTCGCCTGCCCCGGATTGGATCCACGATGAAGCCAGCGCCATGGGCAACTTTTATGTGATGGAAGGCTCCACGCTCGGCGGTCAGATCATCACAAGGCATGTGGCCTCCCGCCTTCACCTGAGCCCTGATAACGGTCTCGCTTTTTTTTCCAGCTACGGTGATGCCGTGGGCGTGCGTTGGAAGGAAACACGTGACGCACTTGTTCGTTTCGCCGAGCAATCTCATGCCGAGGATGTGATGATTGAAAGCGCAAAGAAAACCTTCGAAGCTCTGGCGACCTGGCTGGATAAAAACTAA